In Coregonus clupeaformis isolate EN_2021a chromosome 15, ASM2061545v1, whole genome shotgun sequence, one genomic interval encodes:
- the LOC121582816 gene encoding thrombospondin-4-B, protein MGLWTTLIVALQLILNLCSDVGAQGSVYDLINSPDCLPDLLQGGLVEQGVNEAFILTTFKLQPKTGTTVFGLYNPRDNSKYFEFTVLGKLNRAMLRYLRSDRRMSSVTFNNIPLADGQRHRLLFHLKGIQQGPGGVELHLDCRLVETVRDLPSVFQGLPAGYGVVELKSMQGKAEEELEELKLVVGDTFENVAALQNCHQQGDSVQTLGVNTKQLSNQMLELTQVINELKDVLIQQVKETSFLRNTISECQACGLGGSEVMKPKCAPGVCFRDDMCIETEEGVECGPCPDGYTGDGFSCDDVDECQFNPCFAGVKCVNTAPGFRCDACPLGFTGLAVEGVGVVYAQTNKQVCDDIDECKGPNNGGCTADSLCYNSAGSYVCGGCKTGYIGDQVKGCKPERSCGNSLTNPCDVNAQCIQERDGSINCQCGIGWAGNGYLCGKDTDIDGYPDEKLKCKDMVCKKDNCMRVPNSGQEDADKDGQGDACDDDADGDGILNEQDNCWLKPNVDQRNSDKDSHGDACDNCRMVENPDQRDTDSDGKGDACDDDMDGDGLKNFLDNCQRVVNRDQLDRDGDGVGDACDSCPDIPNPNQSDIDDDLVGDSCDTNQDSDGDGHQDTKDNCPNVINSSQLDTDKDGLGDECDDDDDNDSIPDFLPPGPDNCRLVANPDQLDENNDGVGDVCESDFDQDKVIDRIDNCPENAEITLTDFRAYQTVVLDPEGDAQIDPNWVVLNQGMEIVQTMNSDPGLAVGYTAFSGVDFEGTFHVNTVTDDDYAGFIFGYQDSSSFYVVMWKQTEQTYWQATPFRAVAEPGIQLKAVKSKSGPGEHLRNSLWHTGDTNDQVRLLWKDPRNVGWKDKVSYRWYLQHRPQVGYIRARFYEGTELVADSGVTIDTTMRGGRLGVFCFSQENIIWSNLKYRCNDTIPEDFQEFSRQHGVNDSL, encoded by the exons TCTATGATCTCATAAACTCCCCGGACTGTCTGCCAGACCTGCTGCAGGGCGGCCTAGTGGAGCAGGGGGTGAATGAGGCGTTCATCCTCACCACCTTTAAACTGCAGCCGAAGACTGGCACCACCGTGTTCGGTCTGTACAACCCCCGGGACAACAGCAAGTACTTTGAGTTCACTGTGCTGGGGAAACTCAACAGAG ccATGCTGCGTTACCTGAGGAGTGATCGGAGGATGAGCTCTGTGACCTTCAACAACATCCCACTGGCGGACGGTCAGCGCCACCGTCTCCTCTTCCACCTGAAGGGGATTCAGCAGGGACCAGGGGGGGTGGAGCTACACCTGGACTGCAGACTGGTGGAGACAGTCAGGGACCTCCCCTCCGTGTTTCAGGGCCTGCCTGCAGGCTACGGCGTGGTGGAGCTGAAGAGCATGCAGGGCAAAGCAGAG gaggagctggaAGAGCTGAAACTGGTGGTGGGTGACACGTTCGAGAACGTAGCCGCTCTACAAAACTGCCACCAACAAGGAGACTCAGTGCAGACTCTGG GGGTCAACACAAAGCAGCTGTCCAATCAAATGCTTGAGCTCACCCAGGTGATAAATGAGCTAAAAGATGTCCTTATTCAGCAG GTCAAAGAGACATCTTTTCTTAGAAACACCATCTCTGAGTGCCAGGCTTGTG GACTGGGTGGAAGCGAGGTCATGAAGCCAAAGTGTGCCCCTGGTGTTTGTTTCCGTGACGATATGTGTATTGAGACGGAGGAGGGTGTTGAGTGTGGACCCTGTCCTGATGGATACACAGGGGACGGCTTCAGCTGTGATGATGTGGATgag tgtCAGTTTAACCCTTGCTTCGCAGGGGTAAAGTGTGTGAACACAGCTCCAGGGTTTCGCTGTGACGCATGTCCTCTGGGCTTCACTGGTCTGGCTGTGGAGGGGGTGGGAGTGGTCTAcgcacagacaaacaaacag GTCTGTGATGACATTGATGAGTGCAAAGGACCCAACAACGGAGGGTGCACTGCTGACTCTCTCTGTTACAACTCTGCG GGTTCATACGTCTGTGGGGGCTGTAAAACAGGCTACATAGGGGACCAGGTGAAGGGCTGTAAGCCAGAGAGGAGCTGTGGTAACAGTCTGACCAACCCCTGTGATGTCAACGCCCAGTGTATCCAAGAAAGAGACGGCTCCATCAACTGTCAG TGTGGAATTGGCTGGGCTGGTAATGGCTACCTATGTGGGAAGGACACAGACATTGATGGATACCCTGATGAGAAACTCAAGTGCAAGGATATGGTCTGTAAAAAG GATAACTGCATGCGCGTTCCCAACTCTGGCCAAGAAGATGCTGACAAGGACGGACAAGGAGACGCTTGTGACGATGACGCTGATGGAGACGGTATTCTGAATGAACAG GACAACTGTTGGCTGAAGCCTAACGTGGACCAGAGGAACAGTGACAAGGACAGCCATGGTGATGCCTGTGACAACTGTCGTATGGTGGAGAACCCCGATCAGAGGGACACAGACAGTGACGGGAAAGGAGACGCCTGCGATGATGACATGGATGGAGACG GCTTGAAGAACTTCCTGGATAACTGCCAGCGGGTGGTGAACCGGGACCAGTTGGACCGGGATGGAGACGGAGTGGGAGACGCCTGTGACAGCTGCCCCGATATTCCTAATCCTAACCAG TCCGACATCGATGATGACCTGGTTGGGGATTCTTGTGACACAAACCAAGACag TGATGGTGACGGTCACCAGGACACCAAAGACAACTGTCCCAACGTGATCAACAGCTCCCAGCTGGACACAGACAAAGACGGCCTGGGGGATGAGTGTGACGATGACGATGACAATGACAGCATCCCTGACTTCCTGCCACCGGGACCCGACAACTGCAGACTGGTGGCCAACCCCGACCAGCTGGATGAGAACA ATGATGGTGTTGGGGATGTGTGTGAGTCAGACTTTGACCAGGACAAGGTGATTGACAGAATAGACAACTGTCCAGAGAACGCTGAGATCACTCTGACAGACTTCAGAGCCTATCAGACGGTGGTGCTGGACCCCGAGGGTGATGCCCAGATTGACCCCAACTGGGTGGTCCTCAATCAG GGAATGGAGATTGTGCAGACCATGAACAGTGACCCTGGACTTGCTGTGG GTTACACTGCGTTCAGTGGGGTGGACTTTGAGGGGACGTTCCATGTAAACACAGTGACTGACGATGACTATGCAGGCTTCATCTTTGGCTACCAGGACTCCTCCTCCTTCTACGTGGTCATGTGGAAACAGACTGAGCAGACCTACTGGCAGGCCACACCCTTCAGAGCAGTGGCCGAGCCTGGCATCCAgctcaag GCTGTGAAGTCTAAATCGGGTCCAGGTGAGCACCTGAGGAACTCCCTTTGGCACACGGGGGACACCAATGACCAGGTGCGTCTGTTGTGGAAGGACCCCAGGAACGTGGGCTGGAAGGACAAGGTTTCCTACCGCTGGTACCTGCAGCACCGGCCCCAGGTCGGATACATCAG GGCCCGTTTCTATGAGGGGACAGAGCTGGTGGCTGACTCAGGTGTGACCATTGACACCACCATGAGAGGAGGGCGACTGGGCGTGTTCTGTTTCTCTCAGGAAAACATAATCTGGTCCAACCTAAAGTACCGTTGCAATG acacCATCCCTGAGGACTTCCAGGAGTTCAGCAGGCAGCACGGCGTCAACGACAGTCTCTAA